In Zerene cesonia ecotype Mississippi chromosome 18, Zerene_cesonia_1.1, whole genome shotgun sequence, the following are encoded in one genomic region:
- the LOC119833861 gene encoding formin-binding protein 4-like: MSKTNPLGLLVNYGDSDDSDDGSSVSKKPQANAKLPTSYATNNHASAAIHPPPISHCPWSACYDENSGFTYYWNQHTNAVTWEAPPEYLLALKLAQQQLNTAGSTEVSAEEWQLYQQALAEKQSTQAKVTKPSIKTSKKNDKASSKDKKNSKKRPSSDSEDEYKIELITSYHNSDSDSNDEQEVAKAKPVTQKPVAPKHQPKKQKTKTVEYGPSLPENQSYSAPIGPELPDDMVQEVKPEESKVESVKEEERKVNPKPVTTKSDEDSQDESELLKKLKDKAMLLEKLGGELPSELQKIIKDDASRTNSPKSVKDLDIDELLQEIEQKELPKAKSKKVDMFDGNNSATNSPRSLTPSLEDKQTNGPMLFPSAINIDESKPVDKPPPPPPEKEKKKNIYLTDVTEGETRKLRISKSVLPKKEKIEVPAYTTKYSQHIEGFSSERMGLGFTNEESEDSAPKNAINYGNGLMFTKGEVLNEDKKDEALDDLSDLVEAKLKYLMQVQPAPLTPVQEMMVQMQTLVSAFRAGALSAPYWRRWVEGAAAALGAHERSAAPPGWHCVFQRSAGRYSYKREADGLVQWEYPAVASTDMEICTTPPPPDVTESTPPPPPPPSPPRLPTPPPPAWDDPPPPGTDDAPHTPHVQHTPHTPLVQPPPPPPEPKKEIGDELLSFYSDIAELEKHSSGPPTASNSPELSRESERGREREKRHRESEKGRERDKRYRESEVKQVEKIERCEKEKSRRKSKVKISSSIGMKHKTVSSLVAKWQQVAEEINSD, from the exons ATGAGTAAGACTAACCCGCTGGGCTTACTCGTAAATTATGGCGATTCCGATGATTCTGACGATGGTTCATCAGTGTCCAAGAAGCCGCAAGCCAATGCAAAACTACCAACAAGCTACGCGACAAATAACCACGCTTCGGCCGCCATACATCCACCGCCAATATCCCATTGCC CCTGGTCTGCTTGCTATGATGAGAATAGTGGCTTCACCTATTACTGGAATCAACATACAAATGCAGTCACTTGGGAAGCCCCTCCTGAATATTTGTTGGCACTGAAATTAGCTCAACAGCAGTTGAACACAGCAG GTTCCACAGAAGTATCAGCAGAGGAATGGCAATTGTATCAACAAGCTTTAGCGGAGAAACAAAGCACTCAAGCAAAAGTAACAAAGCCTTCAATTAAAACTTCCAAGAAAAACGATAAAGCTTCCTCTAAAGACAagaaaaattcaaagaaaagGCCGTCTAGTGACAGTGAAGATGA ATACAAAATAGAGCTGATCACGTCCTACCACAACTCAGATTCAGACTCAAATGATGAGCAAGAAGTTGCTAAAGCAAAACCAGTAACACAGAAGCCTGTGGCACCGAAGCATCAGCCAAAGAAACAGAAGACCAAAACGGTGGAGTATGGACCTTCGTTACCTGAAAATCAAAGTTATTCGGCCCCCATCGGCCCAGAATTACCTGATGATATGGTTCAAGAGGTGAAACCAGAGGAGAGTAAAGTTGAAAGTGTGAAGGAAGag GAAAGAAAAGTGAATCCTAAGCCAGTTACAACAAAATCTGATGAAGACAGTCAAGACGAAAGTGAATTGTTAAAGAAACTCAAAGACAAGGCAATGTTGTTAGAAAAGCTGGGGGGTGAACTTCCATCAGAACTGCAGAAGATAATAAAAGATGACGCATCACGAACAAATTCACCCAAATCAGTGAAGGATCTAGACATCGATGAGTTATTACAAGAGATCGAACAGAAGGAACTACCAAAAgctaaaagtaaaaaagtagATATGTTTGATGGTAATAATAGTGCAACGAACTCGCCTCGTAGTCTAACGCCAAGTCTagaagacaaacaaacaaatggtCCCATGTTATTCCCTAGTGCAATTAATATAGATGAAAGTAAACCTGTCGATAAACCTCCGCCTCCGCCACCTGAAAAGgaaaagaagaaaaacatcTATCTTACAGACGTAACGGAAGGAGAAACAAGAAAACTCAGgatatcaaaatctgttcttCCAAAGAAAGAGAAAATAGAAGTACCAGcatatacaacaaaatatagtcAGCATATCGAAGGGTTTTCAAGTGAACGAATGGGGTTGGGTTTTACTAATGAAGAGAGTGAAGACAGTGCGCCGAAGAATGCTATCAATTATGGGAACGGGTTGATGTTTACGAAAGGTGAAGTGCTGAATGAAGATAAAAAAGATGAAGCATTGGATGATCTGTCGGATTTGGTAGAAGCAAAGTTAAAGTACCTGATGCAAGTGCAACCGGCACCGCTCACTCCGGTGCAGGAGATGATGGTACAAATGCAG ACGCTAGTATCGGCGTTCCGCGCGGGCGCGCTCTCCGCGCCGTACTGGCGGCGCTGGGTGgagggcgcggcggcggcgctcGGCGCGCACGAGCGgagcgccgcgccgcccggcTGGCACTGCGTCTTCCAGAG GTCGGCGGGGCGCTACAGCTACAAGCGCGAGGCGGACGGGCTCGTGCAGTGGGAGTACCCCGCCGTGGCCAGCACGGACATGGAGATATGCACcacgccgccgccgcccgacGTCACG GAGAGTACTcccccgccgccgccgccgccgtcCCCCCCGCGGCTGCCgacgccgccgccgcccgcgtGGGACGACCCGCCCCCGCCCGGTACTGACGACGCGCCGCACACGCCGCACGTGCAGCACACGCCGCACACGCCGCTGGTGCAGCCCCCGCCTCCGCCGCCC GAACCGAAGAAAGAGATAGGCGATGAACTTCTCTCGTTCTATAGCGATATAGCAGAATTGGAGAAGCATTCTTCCGGCCCGCCCACTGCTTCCAACTCGCCCGAACTGAGCAGAGAGAGTGAGAGGggaagagagagagagaagaGACACCGGGAGAGTGAGAAGGGAAGAGAGAGAGATAAGAGATATAGAGAGAGTGAGGTGAAACAAGTTGAGAAGATTGAGAGATGCGAAAAGGAGAAAAGTAGACGGAAGAGTAAG GTAAAAATCTCGAGTTCAATAGGAATGAAGCATAAGACAGTGTCGTCTCTTGTCGCTAAATGGCAACAGGTTGCAGAAGAGATTAATTCTGAttga